In Paenibacillus guangzhouensis, a single window of DNA contains:
- a CDS encoding LacI family DNA-binding transcriptional regulator yields the protein MKVSIFDVAKKSGLSVVTVSRVLNNSPSVREKNRQRVLDAVKELDYVPNAAARTLARGKTRIVGLIATTLHDSFLDEIMHEITSELETHGYFLVLSVSKDKDDKNPYLIQEERVDGLIILSPIHELDYVTELKKRKLPFVLVDNQLNTPSVSSVIVDNDQGGYDATKYLIELGHTRIAHISGPRVFRSSIDREKGFLRALSEAGLAPFIVEEAEFSISDGYDIVRRWIQEDRLPTAIFAGDDNLAFGAINALSEAGIRVPDQVSIVGFDDQYLAESLRPHLTTVRQPATQIARTAVELIMKQIQGTSKRSTIVKLQPELIIRDSTRSIR from the coding sequence ATGAAGGTCAGTATTTTTGATGTGGCAAAAAAATCGGGTTTATCCGTGGTCACGGTATCCCGGGTTCTGAATAATTCACCTTCTGTTCGTGAGAAAAATCGGCAAAGGGTGCTCGATGCAGTCAAAGAGCTGGATTATGTTCCGAATGCGGCGGCTAGGACGCTTGCCCGGGGGAAGACGCGCATCGTGGGTCTCATTGCAACAACACTGCATGACTCTTTTCTGGATGAAATTATGCATGAGATTACTTCAGAATTAGAAACGCATGGCTATTTCCTGGTGCTGTCTGTATCCAAGGATAAGGATGACAAGAATCCTTACTTGATTCAAGAGGAGCGAGTCGATGGCCTCATTATCCTCTCTCCGATCCATGAACTTGATTACGTGACGGAATTGAAGAAGCGGAAGCTTCCCTTCGTGCTCGTCGATAACCAGTTGAACACGCCGTCGGTCTCCAGTGTCATCGTTGATAATGATCAGGGCGGGTATGATGCAACCAAATATTTGATTGAATTAGGCCATACACGGATTGCTCATATTAGCGGCCCGCGCGTGTTTCGAAGCTCCATCGATCGGGAGAAAGGCTTTCTGCGCGCATTATCCGAAGCTGGACTGGCGCCATTTATTGTGGAGGAGGCAGAATTTTCGATTTCAGACGGATATGATATCGTACGGCGATGGATTCAAGAGGATCGGTTACCGACAGCTATCTTTGCCGGGGATGATAATCTAGCCTTTGGGGCGATAAATGCCTTATCGGAAGCGGGAATCAGGGTGCCGGATCAAGTCTCGATTGTCGGATTCGATGATCAGTATCTTGCTGAATCGTTGCGGCCTCATTTAACAACAGTTAGGCAGCCTGCGACGCAAATCGCGAGAACCGCTGTGGAGCTCATCATGAAGCAGATTCAAGGTACGAGTAAGCGCAGCACGATCGTCAAGCTGCAGCCGGAGCTCATTATTAGAGATTCAACACGCAGCATCCGGTAG
- a CDS encoding ABC transporter substrate-binding protein: MKHGRKMWLVLLATSMLLTLFLSACGKGGSSEGSSSDPVTITYYTIDSPDRTFVEKLIPDFESKHPNIKVKVDKAPYEQFDSKLQANIAAKKSPDITSHFGYGGFMEYYNKGLLTDLTDIMKTDNFKASDYGIQEQLMNIYKVDGKTYGIPSNNYVTLMLYNKDMFDQAGVPYPPSDYEDKSWTFDKMVEIAKKLTVVSDDITKTQYGVDFGWGELDMRPAYFGAKVYSDDAWTNGGKPSETYFGSPEAIAAYQKWIGLIWDQKVSPPPAFSKAVAGQFGDPFLSGKIGMSVVGSWSLASQKDFNFKVGVAAVPIGGNPDVRSVLYVDPLFVLKDSKHPKEAYEFIKYMLTTDVQEKSIELSGGTPPVNDNAKEKYYNSFEGVDPQVIKQVYEGANKYGVESYNHLISNYSQLNELLINEFQSVQNGDQKVEAALPGIQEKITKLLERLNK, encoded by the coding sequence ATGAAACACGGTCGTAAAATGTGGTTGGTTCTACTTGCAACATCCATGCTGCTCACGCTCTTCTTGTCAGCATGCGGGAAAGGAGGATCTTCGGAAGGAAGCAGCTCGGATCCGGTCACGATTACGTATTATACGATTGATTCACCGGACCGCACGTTCGTAGAGAAGCTGATTCCGGATTTCGAGAGCAAACACCCGAATATTAAAGTGAAGGTCGATAAAGCGCCATACGAGCAATTCGACTCTAAGCTGCAAGCGAACATCGCTGCCAAAAAATCGCCTGACATTACATCCCACTTCGGCTACGGCGGCTTCATGGAGTATTACAATAAGGGACTACTGACGGATCTTACGGACATTATGAAGACAGATAACTTCAAAGCATCCGATTACGGCATTCAAGAACAATTGATGAACATCTATAAAGTAGACGGAAAGACCTATGGTATTCCTTCGAACAACTACGTAACGTTAATGTTGTATAACAAGGATATGTTCGACCAGGCCGGCGTACCGTATCCGCCATCGGATTATGAAGATAAGAGCTGGACGTTCGATAAAATGGTAGAGATTGCGAAGAAGTTAACAGTGGTTAGCGATGACATCACGAAGACGCAATATGGTGTTGATTTTGGATGGGGTGAGCTGGATATGCGCCCGGCTTACTTCGGTGCCAAAGTGTACTCTGATGATGCATGGACCAATGGAGGCAAACCAAGTGAGACATACTTCGGCTCTCCGGAAGCGATTGCGGCCTACCAGAAATGGATCGGGTTGATCTGGGATCAGAAGGTATCTCCGCCTCCTGCTTTCTCCAAAGCGGTAGCCGGCCAATTCGGAGATCCGTTCCTCTCCGGAAAAATCGGGATGTCGGTCGTCGGTTCGTGGAGTCTCGCAAGCCAGAAGGACTTTAATTTCAAAGTTGGTGTCGCTGCGGTTCCAATTGGCGGAAATCCAGATGTGCGAAGCGTACTCTATGTCGACCCATTGTTCGTCTTGAAAGATTCGAAGCATCCCAAAGAGGCGTATGAGTTCATTAAATATATGCTGACGACAGATGTGCAGGAAAAGTCAATCGAGCTCAGTGGCGGTACGCCTCCAGTCAATGACAATGCCAAGGAGAAATATTATAATAGCTTTGAGGGCGTTGATCCTCAGGTTATTAAGCAAGTGTATGAAGGTGCTAATAAATATGGTGTCGAATCTTATAACCATCTGATCTCGAATTATTCGCAGTTGAACGAGTTGCTCATCAATGAATTCCAGTCCGTTCAGAATGGAGATCAGAAGGTGGAAGCGGCGCTGCCTGGCATCCAAGAAAAAATTACGAAATTGTTGGAGCGTCTGAATAAATAG
- a CDS encoding carbohydrate ABC transporter permease: MMNKHFISRGLAFLILIVCTAAMISPIFFMISTSLKTKSEMLLFPPTWIPQSFQWANFKELFTNDEIKFGVLYQNSIIIAVFTVIGTVFSSAVVAYGFSRYRGKGRNLMFMLMISTMMLPYPAIMIPQFLLFSELDWMDTFLPLIVPAFFGSAYQIFLLRQFFNTLPNELYDSGKIDGASVIRMFTSIALPLSGPALATVAIFSFVWSWNDLLAPVLYLNSQEKFTLPIGMAAMISSKFRIAPWNLLMCAAIMAVIPVVALFAVAQKRFTEGIVLTGIK, from the coding sequence ATGATGAACAAACATTTCATCAGCCGCGGGCTCGCTTTTCTCATTCTAATCGTATGTACAGCCGCGATGATCTCGCCCATCTTCTTTATGATCTCGACGTCGCTTAAGACGAAGAGCGAAATGCTGCTCTTTCCTCCAACGTGGATTCCACAATCTTTTCAATGGGCGAACTTCAAGGAATTGTTCACGAATGATGAGATTAAGTTCGGCGTGTTGTATCAGAACAGTATCATTATTGCTGTGTTTACTGTTATTGGAACCGTTTTCTCGTCGGCTGTCGTTGCCTATGGGTTCTCCCGGTATCGTGGCAAAGGGCGAAATTTGATGTTCATGCTCATGATCTCGACGATGATGCTGCCTTATCCGGCCATTATGATTCCGCAATTTCTATTGTTCTCGGAGCTGGATTGGATGGATACGTTCTTACCATTGATTGTACCTGCTTTTTTTGGGTCCGCGTATCAGATCTTCTTATTGCGGCAGTTCTTCAATACGCTTCCGAATGAGCTGTATGATTCCGGGAAAATCGACGGCGCGTCGGTGATTCGAATGTTCACGAGCATCGCCTTGCCGCTCTCAGGCCCTGCGCTAGCGACGGTCGCAATCTTCTCTTTCGTATGGAGTTGGAATGATCTCTTGGCACCGGTCTTGTATTTGAATTCGCAGGAGAAATTCACGCTGCCGATCGGGATGGCGGCCATGATCTCATCCAAATTCCGCATTGCCCCTTGGAACCTGCTCATGTGTGCAGCGATTATGGCGGTGATTCCTGTCGTAGCGTTGTTCGCCGTCGCTCAGAAGCGCTTTACGGAAGGGATTGTACTTACAGGTATTAAGTAA
- a CDS encoding carbohydrate ABC transporter permease — MKLSATGRENFYFYLFIMPWLLGFLIFALYPIGASLVYSFTDYDIISSPKFVGLANYQELFQDELFYKSIWVTFKYTIISVPLTLILSLIFAMLINQKIPAQGFFRTAMYFPSMVSGVSMSLLWFWIFNPQIGFFNYILSWFGVKPQLWFLDEHLALWALIIMSFWGMGAGMLIFLAALQGVPASLLEAARLDGASRWSTFWNVTFPMISPIFLFQLIMAIIESFQVFTPAYVMTQGGPNYSTRFYVYHLYESAFKNFRLGYASAMAWLLLIAVLIITYIIMKTSNRYVYYEGGKES; from the coding sequence ATGAAATTATCCGCAACCGGCAGAGAGAATTTCTATTTCTATCTCTTTATTATGCCGTGGCTTCTCGGATTTCTTATCTTTGCATTATACCCAATTGGAGCATCACTGGTATACAGTTTTACGGATTATGACATTATCAGCTCGCCGAAGTTCGTTGGTCTTGCGAACTATCAAGAACTATTCCAAGACGAATTGTTCTACAAATCGATCTGGGTGACCTTCAAGTACACGATTATCAGTGTGCCGCTTACCTTGATCCTATCGCTGATCTTCGCGATGTTAATCAATCAGAAAATACCTGCCCAAGGCTTCTTCCGAACGGCGATGTATTTTCCGAGTATGGTGTCCGGGGTATCGATGTCATTGCTCTGGTTCTGGATTTTCAATCCTCAGATCGGTTTTTTTAACTACATCTTATCTTGGTTCGGTGTGAAGCCGCAGCTCTGGTTCTTGGATGAACATCTTGCCTTATGGGCGCTGATCATTATGTCCTTCTGGGGAATGGGCGCAGGGATGTTGATCTTCCTCGCAGCACTGCAAGGCGTGCCGGCAAGCTTGCTGGAAGCGGCTAGACTAGATGGCGCAAGCCGATGGTCCACATTCTGGAATGTAACGTTCCCGATGATTTCTCCGATCTTCTTATTTCAATTAATTATGGCCATTATTGAATCCTTCCAAGTGTTTACTCCAGCCTATGTAATGACCCAAGGCGGTCCGAATTACTCCACGAGATTTTATGTCTACCACTTATACGAATCAGCCTTTAAGAACTTCCGTTTAGGTTACGCTTCCGCTATGGCATGGCTGCTCCTCATTGCCGTGTTGATCATCACGTACATCATCATGAAGACATCCAACCGCTATGTGTACTATGAGGGGGGCAAAGAATCATGA
- a CDS encoding YbjQ family protein — translation MIVVTTEHIAGHEVVEVLGPTFGVVVRARGIGGDIMASLKGLVGGEIKQYTQMIEDARRQAMDRMVQNAHAMGADAIVMMRFDSGEVAQNMSEIVAYGTAVKVRRTS, via the coding sequence ATGATCGTTGTAACAACAGAACATATTGCAGGACACGAAGTTGTTGAAGTTCTCGGTCCCACATTCGGCGTCGTTGTGCGTGCACGGGGGATCGGTGGGGATATTATGGCATCGTTAAAAGGACTCGTCGGTGGAGAAATCAAACAATATACGCAAATGATTGAAGATGCTCGTCGCCAAGCGATGGATCGGATGGTGCAGAATGCCCATGCGATGGGGGCTGACGCGATCGTCATGATGCGGTTCGACAGCGGCGAAGTTGCACAGAATATGAGTGAAATCGTGGCCTATGGGACAGCGGTTAAAGTGAGAAGAACATCATGA
- a CDS encoding HD family phosphohydrolase, with the protein MMWLFGYGGLQILIFLVLLWLSWAYYDKRYRNRSPQDKSPLYSGDFIKTNEIFVDPKDGLTYQVYYNPKTGEREYVVINDK; encoded by the coding sequence ATGATGTGGCTCTTCGGCTACGGAGGGCTTCAAATCCTGATTTTCCTGGTCCTCTTGTGGCTGAGCTGGGCATACTATGATAAACGTTACCGCAACAGATCCCCTCAAGACAAAAGCCCGCTCTATTCCGGGGACTTTATCAAAACCAATGAAATCTTCGTCGACCCGAAGGACGGCCTAACTTACCAGGTTTATTATAATCCGAAGACCGGCGAACGTGAATATGTTGTCATCAACGATAAATAA
- a CDS encoding MBL fold metallo-hydrolase, translating into MKWTQVSEHIWRGKGWLIFPFIPVHIWLVRDEAEGGWTLVDAGMKGMAQGVLDHVKQLNQGPIRTIVLTHGHSDHVGVIDAIVEATGAKVYAYADEIPYMEGERMYPRRKKLEYNVKRGLVRPLPVNEQGELLPIGGVTPYFAPGHSPGHVVFYHEGDEILLAGDLFTSNSSGSKLKRPMPMFTADMDQAMNSARIVEKLKPRQLEVCHGSAVLHPMNQLQSYLNA; encoded by the coding sequence ATGAAGTGGACACAAGTATCGGAACATATCTGGAGAGGAAAAGGGTGGCTGATATTTCCGTTCATTCCTGTGCATATCTGGTTAGTGCGTGATGAAGCCGAAGGAGGCTGGACCCTCGTTGATGCAGGGATGAAGGGCATGGCTCAAGGGGTGCTCGATCATGTGAAACAATTAAATCAGGGACCGATTCGTACGATTGTGTTAACGCATGGTCACAGTGATCATGTGGGGGTGATCGATGCCATCGTCGAGGCGACGGGGGCCAAAGTCTATGCTTATGCGGATGAGATTCCTTATATGGAGGGGGAACGCATGTATCCTCGCCGCAAAAAGCTGGAATACAACGTCAAGCGCGGGCTTGTACGGCCATTGCCAGTCAATGAACAAGGGGAATTGCTTCCGATCGGTGGGGTGACGCCGTATTTCGCGCCGGGGCATTCACCAGGACATGTCGTGTTCTACCATGAAGGGGATGAGATCTTGCTCGCGGGTGATTTATTCACTTCGAACAGCAGCGGGAGCAAGTTGAAGCGGCCCATGCCGATGTTCACAGCCGATATGGACCAAGCGATGAACAGCGCACGCATTGTCGAGAAGCTTAAGCCAAGACAGCTTGAAGTGTGCCATGGAAGTGCTGTGCTCCATCCGATGAATCAATTGCAATCGTACCTTAATGCATAA
- a CDS encoding TetR/AcrR family transcriptional regulator, translating to MNQTPSKIKGTRAEETKQRILQAAGELFEERGFQTVTMREIAKQAGCSHTAIYMHCKDKEDLLHQLVIPPLTAFKEEATALLHAGDEPRSVLQQLSRKWIAFCLKHRSIASVLITLKSVRVDEVEPVLPLNQLRLDIYRLLEEVLLSNLPSGLTAEQRLTCSRIYFYMLMGIVHTYIDHEEATIALMERLTPIMDTTMDVMLAGMIHQFTEKGEK from the coding sequence GTGAATCAGACACCATCGAAAATAAAAGGTACACGTGCAGAAGAAACGAAACAACGGATCTTGCAAGCTGCCGGGGAATTGTTCGAAGAGCGCGGCTTCCAGACGGTCACGATGAGGGAAATTGCAAAGCAAGCGGGATGCTCGCACACGGCAATCTATATGCATTGCAAGGATAAGGAGGACCTGCTGCATCAGTTGGTGATTCCACCTCTTACCGCGTTCAAGGAAGAAGCGACGGCATTACTGCACGCCGGGGATGAGCCGCGTAGCGTTCTACAGCAGCTTAGCCGGAAATGGATCGCGTTCTGCCTGAAGCATCGCAGCATTGCATCCGTGCTTATCACGCTGAAATCGGTTCGCGTGGATGAAGTGGAACCGGTATTGCCGCTTAACCAGCTGCGGCTAGATATTTATCGTCTGCTTGAAGAGGTACTGCTCTCGAATTTGCCAAGCGGATTGACTGCAGAACAGCGCCTCACTTGTTCACGGATTTATTTCTACATGTTAATGGGGATTGTGCATACGTATATCGATCATGAAGAAGCCACGATAGCTCTGATGGAGCGCCTTACGCCTATCATGGATACGACCATGGATGTCATGCTCGCAGGGATGATTCACCAATTTACGGAAAAGGGAGAGAAGTAA
- a CDS encoding C40 family peptidase produces MSKKSHIHRLRTIMMLTCLCLAFASCSKPMDHPKTYNASGSFHDQVVLTEKDGTVWVPVKQAVQSLGFQLHETRNRTLIGYTDPMYEIQTDNLEATSLGSPVTLSQAPIRLKGRLYMSTNAMSELLQTKMYWNKNQRKMIIGNLQDKGPINSHLKPQSVTGMRALSNGGANPEAIINYARNYLGTPYDFGAQPYAESKKFDCSSFTQHVFVNFGINLPRLARDQANMGTPVTKSNMAAGDLVFFRVPGRFNDASIPGHVGIYMGNGKFIHTWGDPGVQISDITSGHWAENMLFIRRVL; encoded by the coding sequence ATGTCCAAGAAATCTCACATACACCGCTTACGAACCATCATGATGCTGACATGCCTGTGCCTTGCCTTCGCTTCCTGCAGCAAACCGATGGATCATCCCAAAACCTACAATGCCTCCGGCAGCTTTCACGACCAAGTGGTACTAACCGAGAAAGACGGCACTGTATGGGTCCCTGTCAAACAAGCGGTTCAATCGTTAGGTTTCCAATTGCACGAGACCAGAAACCGAACCTTGATCGGATACACCGATCCCATGTATGAAATACAGACCGACAATTTGGAAGCGACCTCCCTCGGCTCGCCTGTTACCTTAAGCCAAGCACCTATCCGCTTAAAAGGCCGGTTGTATATGTCGACGAATGCAATGTCTGAGCTTCTGCAGACGAAAATGTATTGGAACAAAAACCAGCGCAAAATGATCATCGGGAACCTCCAAGACAAAGGACCGATCAACTCCCATCTAAAACCACAAAGCGTTACCGGAATGCGGGCGCTTAGTAACGGGGGAGCGAACCCGGAAGCGATTATCAATTACGCGCGCAACTATCTAGGAACACCTTATGATTTTGGAGCTCAGCCCTATGCCGAATCCAAAAAATTCGACTGCTCCTCCTTCACGCAGCATGTGTTCGTGAATTTCGGCATCAATTTACCACGACTCGCGAGGGATCAAGCCAATATGGGAACCCCCGTTACCAAGAGCAACATGGCAGCGGGCGACCTCGTCTTCTTCCGCGTCCCTGGAAGGTTCAATGACGCCAGTATCCCAGGACATGTCGGCATTTATATGGGAAATGGCAAATTCATTCATACCTGGGGGGATCCAGGTGTTCAAATCAGCGATATAACCTCCGGGCACTGGGCAGAGAACATGTTATTTATTCGCAGAGTCTTGTAG
- a CDS encoding IS110 family RNA-guided transposase: MQYVTKFIGLDVSKEKISVAIADPGRELPRYYGTIAHTPGALRKLIKELGPADSLAFCYEAGPTGYETQRWIESMGASCIVIAPSLMPKRPGDHVKTDRRDSEQLARLFRAGELTAIHVPTRDDEALRDLVRSREAAREDAHRARQRILKFLLRHQIHPPESIQRRWTKKYRVWLAALTFQHEAMEVVFTEMLHALEEIEHRIGRLENALLQQATTGAKSSVIQILQSLRGVAHITAITIAAEIGSFERFRSPTQLMAYLGLVPREYSSGQTTRRGSMTKAGNGHLRRTLVESAWSYRHRPAVKGDLAKRLEGLPAEVQLLSWKAQERLHNKYRRLVFGKSKHKNVAIGAVARELVGFIWAVARIAEQGRS; encoded by the coding sequence ATGCAGTATGTCACAAAGTTTATCGGTTTAGATGTATCAAAGGAAAAAATTTCAGTAGCCATTGCAGATCCAGGCCGTGAACTCCCACGTTACTATGGCACTATTGCGCATACCCCTGGCGCTCTTCGAAAATTAATAAAAGAATTAGGGCCCGCGGACTCTCTTGCATTCTGCTACGAGGCAGGCCCTACAGGCTACGAAACGCAGCGTTGGATCGAATCTATGGGTGCGAGCTGCATTGTCATTGCACCCTCTCTCATGCCAAAACGTCCGGGTGACCATGTCAAAACAGATCGTCGGGATTCAGAGCAGCTTGCTCGTCTTTTTCGTGCTGGCGAGTTGACGGCTATTCATGTACCAACACGTGATGACGAAGCGCTGCGGGACCTTGTTCGTTCCCGCGAAGCTGCTAGGGAGGATGCGCATCGTGCTCGTCAACGGATACTTAAATTTCTGTTGCGGCACCAGATTCATCCACCAGAGTCAATTCAACGACGCTGGACAAAGAAGTATCGCGTCTGGCTCGCAGCGCTAACATTCCAGCACGAAGCTATGGAAGTTGTCTTTACGGAAATGCTTCATGCACTCGAAGAGATCGAGCATCGGATCGGTCGATTAGAAAATGCACTTCTCCAACAAGCTACGACAGGCGCGAAGTCCTCCGTAATTCAGATTCTGCAATCACTACGCGGTGTTGCGCATATAACAGCGATTACAATTGCTGCAGAAATCGGATCATTCGAGAGATTTCGTTCGCCTACGCAACTCATGGCTTATTTAGGACTTGTTCCTCGTGAATATTCGTCAGGTCAGACAACACGAAGAGGCTCTATGACTAAAGCAGGGAATGGACATTTGCGACGTACGCTAGTGGAGTCGGCTTGGAGCTACCGGCACCGGCCTGCTGTTAAAGGAGATCTTGCCAAGCGATTGGAAGGACTGCCTGCCGAAGTACAGTTACTGTCATGGAAAGCGCAAGAAAGATTGCACAATAAATACCGTCGACTTGTATTCGGAAAAAGCAAACATAAAAATGTTGCCATCGGCGCCGTTGCGCGAGAATTAGTCGGATTTATTTGGGCTGTTGCTCGAATTGCAGAGCAAGGAAGATCGTGA
- a CDS encoding aldolase catalytic domain-containing protein produces the protein MKTNHCKIVDCTIRDGGLVNNWDFSIEFVQNLYAGLNEAGVDYMEIGYKNSPKLLKGADEVGPWRFLNDDFLRKVIPQKGNTKLSALVDIGRVDENDILPRSESMLDLIRVACYSKDVDKGLDLVQKFHDLGYETTLNIMALSNVMEHELLEAFEMINESVVDVVYIVDSYGSLDHNDMKHLVEKFKQHLPNKRLGVHTHNNMQLAFSNTLIAAELGVELLDASVYGMGRAAGNCPTELLVTHLKHSKYSLRPVLDIIERYMIPLREREEWGYIIPYMITGTLDEHPRSAMALRASDDKDKAVDFYDRLTTPETAITKSK, from the coding sequence ATGAAGACAAATCATTGCAAAATCGTCGACTGCACCATTCGTGATGGCGGCCTAGTGAACAATTGGGATTTCAGCATCGAATTCGTTCAGAATCTATATGCTGGGTTGAATGAAGCAGGCGTTGATTATATGGAAATCGGCTACAAGAACTCCCCGAAATTATTAAAAGGTGCCGATGAAGTCGGACCTTGGCGTTTCCTAAATGATGATTTCCTTCGTAAAGTCATCCCGCAAAAAGGAAATACAAAACTATCTGCGCTCGTTGATATCGGCCGTGTCGATGAAAACGACATTCTACCTCGCAGCGAGAGCATGCTCGATCTTATCCGTGTAGCATGTTACAGCAAAGACGTTGATAAAGGGCTTGATTTGGTGCAGAAATTCCATGATCTTGGCTATGAGACAACGCTGAACATCATGGCTTTGTCGAATGTGATGGAGCATGAGCTGCTCGAAGCGTTCGAGATGATCAACGAAAGTGTCGTGGACGTTGTCTATATCGTCGATTCTTACGGTAGCTTGGATCATAACGATATGAAACATCTCGTAGAGAAGTTTAAACAACATTTGCCGAACAAACGTCTAGGCGTGCATACGCATAACAATATGCAATTGGCATTCTCCAATACGCTCATTGCTGCTGAGCTTGGCGTCGAATTGCTTGACGCATCGGTATACGGGATGGGCCGTGCTGCTGGGAACTGTCCGACCGAGCTTCTTGTTACGCATCTGAAGCACAGCAAATACTCCTTGCGCCCTGTGCTTGATATTATCGAGCGTTACATGATTCCGCTCCGCGAACGCGAAGAGTGGGGATATATCATTCCTTACATGATTACGGGCACATTGGACGAGCATCCTCGTTCTGCGATGGCGCTGCGTGCATCGGATGATAAGGATAAAGCTGTCGATTTCTACGATCGTCTGACGACACCGGAGACGGCCATTACGAAATCCAAATAA
- a CDS encoding FeoA family protein has translation MNSQAIVNLASVAPGSTVRIHSCADLHVLVSRRLLDLGITIGSEVHMKRKAPFGGPITCESNGQMFGIRRQEAKKIEVILV, from the coding sequence ATGAACAGCCAAGCAATTGTAAACCTAGCCAGCGTTGCCCCAGGTTCAACCGTACGCATTCATAGCTGTGCCGATCTCCATGTCCTCGTAAGCAGGAGGCTGCTTGATTTAGGCATTACCATTGGATCAGAGGTCCACATGAAACGGAAAGCGCCTTTCGGCGGGCCAATCACTTGCGAATCAAACGGACAGATGTTCGGTATCCGCAGACAAGAAGCAAAGAAGATCGAGGTGATCTTGGTATGA